The Ferviditalea candida nucleotide sequence ATCTTAAACTGCCTCGTCCCTGAAAAAAGGCCCTGCCCTCCGCAACCGGGAAGTCAGGGTCTTTTTTGCAGAGTTCGCTCGATTACATTCCAGATTTCCGGAGTTTCGAATCCTCTTTTCCATGCTGCAACGCCGGCCAAATCATATTTTGAGATCAGTTTCATTCGGGACTGCACCGAGCCTTCGTCTTCAATCCAAATTTTCACCGTATTGCCGTTTTCCGGATACTCAATGTAAAGCTGGCCCGTGGCCGGATCGAATTTAGGTTGAAGCTTTTTTTCCCGGATCACTCTCTGTACATAGCTCATTTGGACCGCCTTTGATTTAACGGGGGTTTTACCTTGCTGCACTGTTTCCGTCCATAAGCGGGTATAAAAAGGAATCCCCATGATCAGCTTATTCGAGGGAACATGGTCATGCTCGATCAAGTCCGCGACGCCCTTCTCCATCCAGGGCAAGGATGCCACCGACCCCGCATCCGGACTGCTTGCCCAATGCTCATCGTAAGTCATCACAATCATATAGTCCACAGTCTTGGCCAAGGCTTCCCGATCAAAAAACAGCGACCAGTTCGGACTCCCCCCGCGTACCGTTACATCGATGGAAACAACCAGATTCTGTTCGTGCATCAGTGGGGTCATTTCTTTGACAAACTGCGTCAATTTGGCCTTATCCTTGACATACACGTTCTCAAAATCAATGTTGATGCCCTGTAAATCGTACATCTCGGCAAATGCGAGCAGCTGCCGGATCAGCTTCATTCTTGAATCGTACGTGGCGATTGCCTCGGTGGTCCAATCGGGATCAAAGCTGTTGGAGAACAGCGCCCAAACCTGGTAACCTTGGTCATGCGCCCATTTGACATACGCCGGATCTGCTTGATTTCTGATTGAATAATCGCCTTTCTGATTGCGTTCAAGATGAAACCATGTCGGGCTGATGACATTTAAGCCCGGCATATCGGAAATTTGTGAGGTATCCGGATTTTTGTTGATGACCTGTTCCCAAGACATCACAATTTTACCGCCAACCGGACTCCACGGAATAAACGGACGGGACTTGTCCGATGCTGTGATCACTTCTGTCCGGTCCAGCACCAATTTGGTTTTGGGAACGTATCCGGTAATCCCGTTTGGCAACTGTACCAGATACCAGTCGTCTACTTCTTTCCAGATCATCACATCGCCTTGATTCGGCAATTCGGCCACAATCGGGGCCCTGATCGTGGGGTGCGTTCTTAATGGCACTTGCTGGGGTTTTCCGTTTTCAGGCAAATTGGCTTTGCCCCACTGCAGGACATCACCGTCCTTCATCAGTAAAACCGCTCCCGTATCGGGGGCTTCAGACCAATTGATCTGAAAATAAGTCTTGAGCGGCACCATAGGCAAATAGACGGCCCCCTCGGTTTTTTCTACCGGGAAAGAAAGCTTCATCGGTTGTTCATTCAGCATAGCGGTCAGACGGTCCGTTCGCATGCGCAGCACTTTGTCCTGCGTCGTGATAATCACCGAATCGCTCTCCTGTTCATAAACCGCAGTGGAATCGATCTTATCCTGAATGACCGGCAGAGGAAATTTCAAACTCTCACCGCTTCCGAGCGCGGGCATATTCAATAATTGGCCACGATAATAAATAGGGTGATCAAAACCATGAAAATCGGGAAAAACGCGGGAATTATTGGGGGAATACTTGTCCCATAAAATGAAAATCATCATTCCTGTCCCTGCCGCCACCAACAGCAAAAGAAAGAGCAGGCCCGCAGGAATCCTGGAACCAGGAGTCTTCCTGGAGTGAATTCTGGAAATGCTTTGATTCTCCACTTCATCCCCCCCCATATACGATTCTATTCTATCTATCTTATTGCATATTCCGTCATCACGTAAAAAAGACGTGCCGATTTCCCAAGAAAGGAAAATTCGAATCACGTCTCATTATACTATACAATGACAAAAAAGGTGGGAATCCGGCAGCATTAATGTTTGGTAATATCGGCGCACTGCTTGCAAATCCCGTAAATCTCAAGGCGGTGTCCGTCAGGCTGAAAGCCGGTCTGCTCAAAAGCCGCTTCCTCGACTGCCTTGAGCCGGGGATAATCAAAGTCGGTAATTTCTCCGCAGCGCTCGCAGATCGCATGATAATGTTCGGACATATCGGCATCGTACCTGCTGGCATCATCGCCATATGTCAATTCCCGAACCAAACCGTAATCGATAAACACCTTCAAATTATTGTATACCGTAGCAACGCTCATACTGGGAAAATTGTGTTCCAACGCTTTATATATCTCATCAGCGCTCGGATGGGATCTTTCATTCATCAAATATGACAAAATCGCATGCCGCTGTGGGGTCATCCGAATACCCGAGTGTTTTAATTTATCCAAAGCCTCATCAATTTTGGACGTCATGTTCCGTCCCGCCTTTCCTCATTAACGCACCGCAAGCGCGAAGTTTGTAGAAATTGCAATAATGCTTTATTTACAATCATTTTACTTTTGTCAATAACAATTTGTCAATGAGCTTTCCCAAACTGTATATTTTTGGACGATATTGTTCGATATGAATCGTCGAATTCGGTATAAACATTATTGTTAACTTGCCTGTACCGGAGTATTCGATATCGCCGCCGAAAGCCTGATCCGGATACGATTCACTTATTCTTTATGAAGGCCGTGAGCTTGATGCCTGCAGGCGCTTCTTTTCTTCCGCCGGCGCTGTATCCGTGTTTGGTATAAAGCCCGATCGCCGGCAGGTTTTTGCTTCCGGTCACAACTTTGAACATTGAAATGCCGGGTTCCGCTTCCTCGACAAGCTGCAGCAGACGTCCTCCCACACCTTTGCGAAGATGCTCCGGATGAACCATCAATCTGCATACCGTGACCGATTCCCGGTCTTTCATATAGGATACGGCTCCGATCATCTCTTCCTGTTCAAAATCGGCGTAAAAAATTTCCCCGCAGTTGCGTATCGTCTCGATCGTATCCATCAGCGGGGGGATGGCCTGCAGACCGTTCCATTCCGCCTCGATCCGGTAGGAGAGCTGCTGCAAATACCAAAGCTGCTCCACTTCCGTATCGTCTGTCAAACAGATTTTTCGTATGGTCATAGGACCGCTCCCTATATATGCAAAATTTTACGCCAAGCAGCCGCCGTATAAAGACGGCGGCTGCACTCGGATGAATGCTTCGGATCACTGGTTTATCGATCAATGCTCCCTTCAGGAAGCATCCAACGCTTCCTTGATCAGCTTGTTGACGAGGCCCGGATTCGCTTTTCCTT carries:
- a CDS encoding glycosyl hydrolase family 18 protein, which codes for MENQSISRIHSRKTPGSRIPAGLLFLLLLVAAGTGMMIFILWDKYSPNNSRVFPDFHGFDHPIYYRGQLLNMPALGSGESLKFPLPVIQDKIDSTAVYEQESDSVIITTQDKVLRMRTDRLTAMLNEQPMKLSFPVEKTEGAVYLPMVPLKTYFQINWSEAPDTGAVLLMKDGDVLQWGKANLPENGKPQQVPLRTHPTIRAPIVAELPNQGDVMIWKEVDDWYLVQLPNGITGYVPKTKLVLDRTEVITASDKSRPFIPWSPVGGKIVMSWEQVINKNPDTSQISDMPGLNVISPTWFHLERNQKGDYSIRNQADPAYVKWAHDQGYQVWALFSNSFDPDWTTEAIATYDSRMKLIRQLLAFAEMYDLQGINIDFENVYVKDKAKLTQFVKEMTPLMHEQNLVVSIDVTVRGGSPNWSLFFDREALAKTVDYMIVMTYDEHWASSPDAGSVASLPWMEKGVADLIEHDHVPSNKLIMGIPFYTRLWTETVQQGKTPVKSKAVQMSYVQRVIREKKLQPKFDPATGQLYIEYPENGNTVKIWIEDEGSVQSRMKLISKYDLAGVAAWKRGFETPEIWNVIERTLQKRP
- a CDS encoding Fur family transcriptional regulator, with translation MTSKIDEALDKLKHSGIRMTPQRHAILSYLMNERSHPSADEIYKALEHNFPSMSVATVYNNLKVFIDYGLVRELTYGDDASRYDADMSEHYHAICERCGEITDFDYPRLKAVEEAAFEQTGFQPDGHRLEIYGICKQCADITKH
- a CDS encoding GNAT family N-acetyltransferase; the encoded protein is MTIRKICLTDDTEVEQLWYLQQLSYRIEAEWNGLQAIPPLMDTIETIRNCGEIFYADFEQEEMIGAVSYMKDRESVTVCRLMVHPEHLRKGVGGRLLQLVEEAEPGISMFKVVTGSKNLPAIGLYTKHGYSAGGRKEAPAGIKLTAFIKNK